One window from the genome of Nitrospira sp. encodes:
- a CDS encoding phosphate acyltransferase, with amino-acid sequence EEIAQIAIEAAGVSRRLGYEPRVALLAFATFGHPRGERSARVQEAVRILDQKRVDFEYDGEMAADVALNKDAMAAYPFCRLKDTANVLVMPAFHSASISTKMLQELGGATVLGPIIVGLDKPVQFVPLGARDTDIVNMAALAAFNVGG; translated from the coding sequence CGGAAGAGATTGCTCAGATCGCGATTGAAGCGGCGGGCGTGTCGCGGCGTCTTGGCTACGAGCCGCGCGTTGCGCTTCTCGCCTTCGCCACGTTCGGGCATCCGCGCGGCGAACGCTCGGCGCGTGTGCAGGAGGCGGTGCGAATTCTCGACCAGAAACGCGTCGACTTTGAGTACGACGGTGAAATGGCCGCCGACGTCGCCCTCAACAAGGACGCGATGGCGGCTTATCCGTTTTGCCGTCTCAAGGACACGGCGAACGTGCTTGTCATGCCGGCGTTCCACTCCGCGTCCATCTCCACAAAGATGCTGCAGGAGCTGGGCGGCGCGACAGTGCTTGGGCCGATAATCGTTGGTCTCGACAAGCCTGTGCAATTCGTGCCGCTGGGCGCGCGCGATACGGACATCGTCAATATGGCGGCGCTGGCGGCCTTCAACGTCGGCGGATAA